A stretch of DNA from Oscillospiraceae bacterium:
ATGATGAAGCAAAAACTGCAGATGCCACAGTAACTATCGCCGTGCAAGTCAACGGCAAAATGCGCGGTACGGTGACTTTACCGGCAAATGTACCACAAGAAGATGCCGTCGCTGCAGCAATGGCTTTAGATAAAGCTATTGCACACTTTAGTGGACGTAATCCCCCAAAAATCATTTATGTGCCGAATAAGATTGTTAATTTGATTGGATGATTTTGCTTTGTGGGCGGCCCCCCGCCCCTGCTCACTAGTTTCTCCCGCCAACTAAATACATGTGCGTCCGTAGCTCAGCTGGATAGAGTGTCAGACTCCGACTCTGAAAGTCGCAGGTTCAAATCCTGTCGGGCGCACCAATATGAGTGGCGGTATGGGATTTGAGATGTAAATTGCATCTCAAATCCCATACCGCCACTTATTTTTGATACTAAGGCATAAATTGCTTATTTTCTGCTGCGTTTTTCTTCCAGCGGATACCATATTTCCATTAAGGAATCCGGGTTATCTGCACCAAAAAACTTTTCTTTGTAATATTCGAGTTGACATTTCGAGCCATCATATTTACGCCATTTGTATTTTTCGTTGTTGGCTACCCAGTCTTGCACGTCTTTATCGCCAGACACCCACCACTTTGCAGGGCTGACTTCAAATATTGCCCATTCACATGAGGGAAATTCGATTGTAACAAAGTCACTGTCGTCAATTACACTATCTGTTTCAAATCCATAGAAAAATTGCCTTTCCTTTGGCATATTCCATAAATAGACACGACAATCGTATTTATCGGCTTTTTCAAAGGGGTTCTTTTCGTAATGTTCCTCAAAATGCTTACAGCACTCATGTTGATTCTTTACAGTTCCAAACATTCCGGTAATGTGCCGTTTATCCATTTTAACAATTTTCGGTTGCATAATATCTCCCCCTCGTTGTGTTTGCAAAAAATAAAATTTCATTATTGCTTGATACACCATCGGCGTAGTCGGTTGTGCTTACTCGCTACACAACACGGCACGATATTTATCTGCGTATAAAAGTTACAATGTGTCCTTGGGGTTGTATTGTCAAGGACTGTTTTTCGGGCATGGAAATACCCCATAGGGTAAAAGCGTGAAAAGCCTTGCCCTATGGGGTTTTGCGAAGATAATTTCAATTTTTACGGTATGGGTCTGCGGTTAGCCGTTAGCGGTGGAAATGCTTATTCGGTGCATTATTTACACGGCGGTAACGACATGAAAAACTCATGTTGTTCGGCGACAATTTTTTTGAAATCATCGAAATCAATCACATCAATATTTGAGAAACATATCAGATTTGAAGTGCATTTGTAAATCTCTCTGCCATCTTTTGATATGTAGTTGTATTTTACCGAACCACAAGTGGTGCAATCGTTATCGCATTTTTTCATCGACAAATCGTACCATTTGCCGGCATCTTCAAAAGGCATATCGCATTCAGCCAAAAGTGAGTTAATGCACCATGCCGGAACGCTTTTGCAAGCATAGAACTTGAAGGCAAATTCGATATTGCTGTCGTAAATCCTAATTCTTGCAATCTTTTTTCCACTGTGAACGAAATAAAGAGAAAAGCCTTTATTATTCAGCTTTTGCGGCAAATAGCCCAACGAAAACAAATATTCTACCATTTGTTTATAGATAGGTTTTTCATTTTCAATCATTGGATATAGCTTTTCCGTTAAAGATTGTTGTAATTTTGTCACTGTATATCTTACTCTATTTCCAAGCAATACTTCGATGATATATTACTGAGCATTATATCATCGAAGTATTGTTTTGATACGCCATCGGCGTGGTTGATTGTGCTTATTTTGGACGTTACTTACATTTCTTAATCGGAATAAAAATCGTAATAGAGAGAGGGCTGTCCACTAATCCAAATACGTCGCCTTCATGTAATTCAAGTCCCGGAAAGTCGTGCCTGTCGTGGTCAATCTGCCAATCTGAATTAATATCTCCAAATTCATTCCGTATTTGCCCGTATACATCGGGAATATCCAAACCAACAGCCGAAAGCGATGCGTATAAACCACCGGGAAGTTTCAATTCGTACAAATAATCGGGAATAGTTACATTTTCAGGTATTGAAACGCAGAAATCATAGGCTTCTCCCGGTCCCTTGTCCGTAGGCAGTGCCTGTGAATTAAATCCAAAGAACCTTGCCGTACCCAACAGGTTATTCTCTTTTATCCAAGGTAAGGTCGGACCGGGGTCTTCCGGCTCAATGCCAAAGTTGTGGTACGCAGCTGTCCTCATCGGCGGAAGTGTAGTGATGATAATATTCCTTGCCGCTGTTGTTGCTAATGTTTCGTTTGCATGATTTAGGTTTTCCATGGTTTTTATCTCCTTAACATTTCTTTGAGTCAAGGAAAGGGATTTTGCCAAGTCCATCATGGTTTTGTCGGTCAGCAGGTTAAAATTTAGTCGCACATCAGCGAATTCCGAGAGTTTGGCAGCAAAAATTTCAAGTAATGATTTGATAGTTTCCAATGCAGTAATTTCACCATCCAATGCCTTGATATTTTCATTAAAAATTTCGGTTACCGTTGCTGCATTTGGGTTATTCAGAATGACGGCAATTTGCTTAATGGGGATTTGCAGTTTGCGTAGAATTACTATTTGATGTAAGCGCATTATATTTTCGTTGTCATAAACTCTATATGAATAATCCTCCTTTCGTAGGCTTTTGACAAGACCGCTTTGCTCGTAATACCGTAGCATCCGCGCCGAGATACCAAGCGTTTTTGTAACCTGACTGACTGTTTGAAGTTCCATAATTTCGGCGTTCCTTTCCTGTTCTCAATACCGAGCATAAACTACGACATCGTGTTCGAGTCAAGCCTTTTCTAAAAAAAATTTTAATAAAAAATCCGCATTCGGATTTTAACCACGAACACGGGATAATATAAACTACCGACCCTGCCGTGGGCAAGGTGGCATGATGTAGATAATGTTTCTACCCACGGCATGAGTATACCACACAACCGCCCCCAAAAGCAAGCCTTTTCGATGGGGTAACTTTTTGTTACCCCATCGCTTGCCATGCCTACCGCTCCATACCAATATCGCGCTGTTTCGCCCTTGGCTCTTTGGGCATTAAATCCTCCACCGCTCGCTTGATTTTGTGAACATAGTTTGTATCGACTTTGAGTTTTTTGTATTGCTGATTGAATGTCGCTTTTTCGGCAAGCAATTTTTCGCTCGACTGTTGTCCCATACATGCCGTTAGTCACAGTTATTCTGGCTGGTAAAGCATTGATTTACTAAGGTTTTGCGCAAGTCCCCTAATAACACTCACTTTCATTTCATTCTGATTTTTCTTTTTTAGAAGAAAGACACTTGCACAATGGTGAAAATGCTGATATAATATTTCTAATTATAAAAAAACTGGGAGGTACACTATGAAAACGAAACGCGTATTGGCACTCACTCTCTGCTTGGTTATGCTGCTGGGAATGCTCGGCATGACAAGCATCGCTGACGACAGCTACGTCTGCGAATGCACCGTTCCCACGGCGGGGGACACTCCTAACTCATGGGCGCGCGATGACATGATACGCGCGCATTGTGCCGGCATTATCGGTGCCGCACTGCCCGACGGCGTGTATTTCCGTCAAGGTGCGCCGCGCTGGTATATCGCTGAATTGTTAGCCGATTACATGGTAGTATATACGGATACGACAGACATTTGGGATGTCGTGGCAATTTGGTTGGATGGCGCTGTTATGGATCCGATAGAACCCTTCCCTGACGTCCCTGAAACACATCCACAGTTCCGCGCAATTATGGCACTGGCGACAATGGGCATTCTGCAAGGCGGCGAGGTTGATGGTGTGCATGGCTTCCATCCTAACCGCACACTAACACGTGCCGAGGCGGCCGTCGGCTTATCGCGTATGATGACGGCTTTAGTCTACACTGTTCCCGGCTTCGTGACATTGGAAAATGTCTTTGCTGACTGGGGCATCCCCTCAGCAGAAGGCGGCATTCAGTCTTGGGCGCTTAATGCTGTGGCGTTCTTGTACTCTCATAATGTAATGGGTAACACAACCAGTGAAGAAAACCTTATTCCAGATGGCGAGGGTTGGTATACAAATTACATGTTCAACCCCAATCTCGGCTTTGACACGCAGCAACTGATTACCGGCATGGTGCGCATGTTGTTGGATGTGGAATGGCGCGAACCGCCAAATTGCACTTGCAATCCCGTCAGCATCTTTAATATATTCCGCTTGACAACCGATGGCTGGGACTCTCGCGAGGGCGGCGGCGGCAATATCGGCATGATTATCAATGAAGATGGCGTTTATACCGTCACAAATGTCGGCGGTGGTTGGCCGAGCGCAGCTTACACGCTCGATGAAATCCTTGCGCTGCCCCGTGACGACTGGGAGAACATTTCGTTGTATTATGACTTTACCGTTGCCGGCGCAACAAATATCCTTCTCGCTGGTGCTGACAACTATTCGCTGAGCTACTTTTTCTCGGGAGGCACCATTGGCACTGCCGATGACGACTTGCCCGCCGGCCATTATCGTGGCGTTGTTACGTTAGCCGAACTCTTCAACTATACCCGTGTCGGCATGGTGCTGACGCCAGTGTCCGGTGATGTCTTTACACTGAGTGATATTCGTATCTTCGCCATCGGCGGCCATGTGTCATTCAACGCATTCCAACTTGTCCAACGGCAAGCTGGCTGCAACTGTGACAGCTGCGACTGCTTGCCTACCCTGCCGCCGCTGAACATGGGGCGTACATACGAACGCATAGAAAATGCGGACGGCAGTGTTACGGTGACGGCAACATTCCACAACTGGGCAAACACTGAGGGCAGCGTCACAACGCGCATAGGCATTTTAGGCGACGGCACGTTAATTGACGGGCAAGATGAGGTCACCTTGATTGTTGCGCCCGAAGGGTACGCGACAGCGGCATGGACAGTGGAAGCCAACAACGGCAGCGCGCGTTTGATTGTGTCATCAAGCTCCAACGGCAGAGCGTGGGTTGATGATCGTGTCGGCCGCGTCAACAATCCCAATGGCACAGGCTGGGTTGCCGGTGACATTCATGTACATTCACGCTTCTCCGACGGTTCGGGCTGGATGGATGAGAACTTTACTGCTGCTGCACGAAATGGCATGGACTTCATCAACATTGCCGATCACAATAATTCTGCAGGCTGGTCAACAGCACAAACCGCAGCAGCTGAGCATAACATGATACCCATTCAAGGCAATGAAATGGGAAGTTTCCGCGGTCATGCGATATTTATGGGCGTGGATCGCAATCTAAATTATGAAACGGCCGCGGGCGGAAGCACCCGTGATGCGATTGCTTTGATGAAAGAGCATACCAACGGTCAAGGGCTGGCATTCGCGGCACATCCATATGACGGCACAGGGCATCCAAACCCGTGGGGCGTTTACGGCTATTGGGATTCCGATATCGACGGCATTGAAGTGTGGAACGGCTGGTACGCAGGCAATCATTGGGCAAACGTTCGTGCCCGCCAAACATGGGATAACCTAAATAATCAAGGCCGTCGCTTGACCGGCGTTGCCACGACAGACGCACATTTCGCCGAACATTGGGGCTTGGTATACACTGTAGCATACGTGCAAGAGCAAACGGCAGAAGGTATTTTAGATGCATTCCGTCAAGGCAATATGTTCGGCACGAACGGGCCTGTCATCAGCCTCTATGCCAACGAATATATGATGGGCGATGACACCAGGGAAATCATGCCTGAGGGCGAATATTTTACTGTCAATCTAAGCGGTTACTACATCAACGACTTGGCGCGTGTGCTGTTGATTAAAAACGGCGAAATTATTGAAGAATTTGATTTAGGCGGCGCACGTGAATTTGATGAAGAGGTAGAAATTTTCGTATATCCCGGCGACTTCATTCGCATGGAAGTTGAAGGTGTTGAAACCCTCTTACGTACACACACCGCAGGCAGTCACGCGCAATTCGCATATGCCATCTCAGCACCGTTTGCCTTCTCAAACCCGATTTTCTTTGGCGGCGAACGAAAAGGCAACGGCAATGGTAACGGCGGTGATGATATCCCATATGCCGACAGACTATTGTTGAATGTAGACTTTGCCGACGGCGAGGCAGCCGACAATTCCCCTATAGGCCGGGCGCTTGTTAACAACACGCATAACAGCAACGTCATTTGGGATGCAACGTTGGAGCAATACATCGGCGTTATCGGCGGCAATGCAGGAAATGCGTGGGCTGCACAACTAACTGAAGCTGAATGGACTAGCATTTCAAGCGGTGTGACGTTAGAAGTATCATTTAGAATGGACAGCCCTGTTGGTGCTGATTGGAGGGGCGTGTTCGGCAGTCAGCACGGCGCGGGTCTGGGGCTGTGGATATGGGACACGCATAATCCGGCATATATAACGGCTACCGTATCCGCCCCCGGTTGGCAAAATATTTATACCGGCGGCGTAGCAGTCGGGAATTGGGTTCATGCCGTAATGACATTTAATGGCAGCAGCCTGCAGTTGTACGTGAATGGCGTGTTTATCACGGCCGCCAATACCGGCGCGCTCTATATACCGGACGCCTCTACAAATTACCTTGTCATTGGCGGTGACACCGACGGTGAAGGCGGGATTCGATTCCCGTTTGACGGCGCTATCGGCGTGGCTCGCATGTGGGACACGGTGTTGACATCTTCACAAATCGCGACGTTGGCAAACCTCTCCGGCGTAGGATAAGCGCATAATAAGCACAATCAGGCGGCGAGCGTTTAAGCTTGTCGTCTGATTGTGCTTATAGTCTCACAAAGTGTAATGCCGATTTGACATTTTTACCAGCACATGCTATCATTTTATCAATTATTGCTATTGTATTCTCTTACAGCGCAAAACCATGCTGTTGGTGCGCGCCTAGGGCAGTTAGACACCCCAATTAGATAAAATTATTTTCTCCTCAAAAAAAGCACTTGAAAAAGCACAAACAATATGTTACAATTTAATGAACGAACAGACAATCGGAGGTGACGACTCTTGGCAAACGATACAATGGTAATAGA
This window harbors:
- a CDS encoding GyrI-like domain-containing protein; the protein is MQPKIVKMDKRHITGMFGTVKNQHECCKHFEEHYEKNPFEKADKYDCRVYLWNMPKERQFFYGFETDSVIDDSDFVTIEFPSCEWAIFEVSPAKWWVSGDKDVQDWVANNEKYKWRKYDGSKCQLEYYKEKFFGADNPDSLMEIWYPLEEKRSRK
- a CDS encoding MerR family transcriptional regulator, whose translation is MELQTVSQVTKTLGISARMLRYYEQSGLVKSLRKEDYSYRVYDNENIMRLHQIVILRKLQIPIKQIAVILNNPNAATVTEIFNENIKALDGEITALETIKSLLEIFAAKLSEFADVRLNFNLLTDKTMMDLAKSLSLTQRNVKEIKTMENLNHANETLATTAARNIIITTLPPMRTAAYHNFGIEPEDPGPTLPWIKENNLLGTARFFGFNSQALPTDKGPGEAYDFCVSIPENVTIPDYLYELKLPGGLYASLSAVGLDIPDVYGQIRNEFGDINSDWQIDHDRHDFPGLELHEGDVFGLVDSPLSITIFIPIKKCK
- a CDS encoding CehA/McbA family metallohydrolase, producing MKTKRVLALTLCLVMLLGMLGMTSIADDSYVCECTVPTAGDTPNSWARDDMIRAHCAGIIGAALPDGVYFRQGAPRWYIAELLADYMVVYTDTTDIWDVVAIWLDGAVMDPIEPFPDVPETHPQFRAIMALATMGILQGGEVDGVHGFHPNRTLTRAEAAVGLSRMMTALVYTVPGFVTLENVFADWGIPSAEGGIQSWALNAVAFLYSHNVMGNTTSEENLIPDGEGWYTNYMFNPNLGFDTQQLITGMVRMLLDVEWREPPNCTCNPVSIFNIFRLTTDGWDSREGGGGNIGMIINEDGVYTVTNVGGGWPSAAYTLDEILALPRDDWENISLYYDFTVAGATNILLAGADNYSLSYFFSGGTIGTADDDLPAGHYRGVVTLAELFNYTRVGMVLTPVSGDVFTLSDIRIFAIGGHVSFNAFQLVQRQAGCNCDSCDCLPTLPPLNMGRTYERIENADGSVTVTATFHNWANTEGSVTTRIGILGDGTLIDGQDEVTLIVAPEGYATAAWTVEANNGSARLIVSSSSNGRAWVDDRVGRVNNPNGTGWVAGDIHVHSRFSDGSGWMDENFTAAARNGMDFINIADHNNSAGWSTAQTAAAEHNMIPIQGNEMGSFRGHAIFMGVDRNLNYETAAGGSTRDAIALMKEHTNGQGLAFAAHPYDGTGHPNPWGVYGYWDSDIDGIEVWNGWYAGNHWANVRARQTWDNLNNQGRRLTGVATTDAHFAEHWGLVYTVAYVQEQTAEGILDAFRQGNMFGTNGPVISLYANEYMMGDDTREIMPEGEYFTVNLSGYYINDLARVLLIKNGEIIEEFDLGGAREFDEEVEIFVYPGDFIRMEVEGVETLLRTHTAGSHAQFAYAISAPFAFSNPIFFGGERKGNGNGNGGDDIPYADRLLLNVDFADGEAADNSPIGRALVNNTHNSNVIWDATLEQYIGVIGGNAGNAWAAQLTEAEWTSISSGVTLEVSFRMDSPVGADWRGVFGSQHGAGLGLWIWDTHNPAYITATVSAPGWQNIYTGGVAVGNWVHAVMTFNGSSLQLYVNGVFITAANTGALYIPDASTNYLVIGGDTDGEGGIRFPFDGAIGVARMWDTVLTSSQIATLANLSGVG